The nucleotide sequence ATTTCACATAGCTAGTTATTTCCATAATCGTTTGTATGtttaaacggttacccataactgtAACAGTGGAGTTTAAATGGGCGGGTAACCGCGATTGCTCATACTCGTGGGTATTTTGCCCTTCCCTACTTACAACCGCATGGAATTAATTGTgtacatcaaacattcaaataggggTACTTTAGGCATCCaaaaattttttaaatgtgtaaagtcaaacatattaataaatttgCTGATGTAGAATCTAACCAATGAATTTTATTCGAGTAAAATACTTATATTGAGTTTTATgagaagaaaattaagtttcaGTATTATAACTCATGGTAATACCAAATCATGGCTGCTTCTATTAAGAGCCCCTTCTTTTTAGCATATGATTCTTTATCCTTCGTTTTGGATTAGGATTTTCTCCCCTCTTTTctccctcccctcctatttgaacagtcATGATTcagtcacgtcaacatcttacaTTAGTTTTTTTATAGATAGAGAAAGACAAAATGGAAAGTGTGAGGGGAGGGAAATAGAAGGGAAAAGAATCCTACTCCATTCTTTTTACTCTTGATGTTAGAAATATTTCAACGTAACAGTAAAGAACACCATCTCagtctttctttcttctctcatcCATTTTCCGTTTCCTCCTTTTTCCCACTTCCTGTGAAAATCTGGTCTCATCCTCCATTTGCCCCAAATCGATCAACTACAACATATCTACTTTTATCTCCCTTAAATACATCacataagaaaaataagaatttacagtctagtagtattcctcttcactggTAAATGATATatcttaagttcgaatctcgaAAATAACGAGTTTGCTACCGATTCATTCTCACTCTATTCgttgtatttaaaaaatttgcgTTATATAGAAAGAGCCTCTCTTtacccaaaaaatgaaaaagaaaaagaaaaaaaaaagccgcTAAGATAGATTTGGTCTTGGTATAGTTGAACCCATACAAAACTCCCAATAATTTCTGATCCAGTCCAATCCACTCGAAAATTCGGCTTGGTACACATAAGGACTCGAGGCCTGCATGGATAAACCGGGCTCCTTAGCCCAGTTAGATGGTAAAAGCAAGGGATAGTACCGTCATTTTAAACTGTCTATATTAGGGCTTCACTTGTTCACTTCACGCATAAAATCAGGATTCAGAATTCAGAATTCAGAAACACACAGCCCCGCCGCCTCTCGTCTATAGTTTCCCGACGCTCTGCAGCGCGGCGCCGTCACCAATTATTTCGCTTAATTCATAGTTTTTCCACttaattttcaattctcttGATTATGtttcgtttttttatttatcttttccaGCCAATTATGtcttaaaagaaaaacttacatgattattttttattaaattagtttTGTGATGGGAAGGCGATGAAGAAGAAAACATTTCTCGATTCTGAGTGTATGTTAGCATACATGGACCAACCATTAGCTGAGAGCATACGTATTTTTGTGCGTATGCTTTCGCTGCTTGATGACAGTGTTTGTGCGTGTCTGAGCCTtcctttattttcattttctttttaattttattgcttaTCTTGGTAgtatgaattagggtttttaatttgATCAGTTTAGTGTTTGTGTTTTAATCTATTAATCCTTTTGGTGTTTTCCGTTTTAATCTGGGAAGGGAACAAATCTTAGAATGTAGAATTGGTGGAATTTTTATAGTAACAAGAAATATTCGCATGATAAACTATCAATTTCTTTGTTTCATATTAACGATtaaatgatcttcaaattcaatgaatttttatatggataaaatttaaataattatagAGACGCTTTTACTTTTGAATGATGTCTCGGTAGTGGAAAACGAAAGAAATGTTACAATTtgacataataaaaaaattttaatatgtaccaCATTACAGTTTATGAACACAAAACGTGGTTTACTCATTTTAtgaaggggtgtgatatccgagcctttttttacttttttcacagttttttaatttttaaccgtCAGATCGGATAAAAATGTGCGTGGATAGTACACCCTTTATAAAAGCCGTTAATATCTAACAGTCAAAAATCATCCGAGCATAGTAAAATTTTCGGACAAAGAGATTATTGAAACCTAGAATTGATGTAACTTTTAGACGGTGGAAAGAAGTGGCAGCTCTGAAAAACCAGAAGCATAACATGCAGTCTCGTACAGTTTTGGTTGCACCGAAGCCAGTAGAGAGTGGAATTTCATTGCAAGCTGTCACTTTGAtaattgatgatgatgatgcaccAATTGGGCAAGTCCAGCAGTCAAACAAACTAAAGTGCAATTTAACATTTTACATAAGTGAAATAGTGAAAGGGTCTGAACTTTTTATAGgggaaaaataaataagtaaaacacAATGTTGGAAAATATACTAGCACCAATAGGGAATCAATCatggagaaaaagagaaatggtCATGACAGCTAGTAAAGATACTAGGTGAACATCAATTTCGAGATATTACCAACTGCATAAGTTGTAAATCCAATTACGACAAATGGCTGAGTAAAAAAGTGCGAAACCTaactttttaaagaaaataacaaGAGGTTTTGGGTTTGATAATTTGTAAGTTGTGAATTCGTTTGATCGTAAGCACGAGTAGGATGCAATTTCTAACCAGCCTCCTTTGAACTCAGAAAGAATGAATAACTTTGATTCACCATTAGTTGTCCTCTTttcatgagaaaaaaaaaatatatgtggcTTCCTTTTGGTGTTACAATCATTCTTTTAACTTTAAGTTATTATGTTTTGCTCACCTTTAAATCAATAGAGTAGCAAGAGCATTAAACCTCTTTTCAATTAAGAGTATTTGCTTGCTGGACTCAAGATTCTGAATTTGATTCTACTTTCCCAACGTTGcgttaaataaaaaagaattaaagCTATATCACCACTCTCCtcttcttattattttgttgtcCTCTCACTTTCATAGAATGTGTATTTAGTTTAGTAGAAATTCtaagaataataattaaaattaaactagAGGGACTTAAATGAACTATATGACTTTGACAAAGACATAAACAATGGGTTCATAAAATGACTATTTTTAATTGCAAATCGCTCATAATCTAATGGATCTACTCATTTCAACTTCATTCATCAAATATTTTGGATCTGGTTTGTTACATAAAATTAGCATAGTTAAGATTATTCACTATATTGAATGCattttgaaggaagaaatggatggCCAATTTTACATTTTGTCCAAGTTAAAGATTACTCATGAAGTAAATATATCCCACCGATAAGAAATAGTCAAACCCAAGTCAATCATCTAACAAATGAGGCATTGTGGTACATTTCTAACAAGTCGGTCGTAATGCATTGTACCTACTCACATTAAGGAGTCTTTTTATGAGATCAAATCTTCTGGACCCAAAACCCTATATGGCATTCCTGTGACATATATTATTCGTTGACATCTTGCCATTCATTTAAAACTTATCttcattataaataaaaaaaaataggtcaaaaatacatatgttactCAAGTAAATAAGACATAGACGCCATAAAAATTTTGAGTACAAAAAATTTGAGCTCACTATTTATACTTTCAAgtatctcgtccaaacacatctCTATCAGAGAAACCCACTTGGATTAATCAAGTTTAACCCGTAACAGTCCTCCGCAGTTACCCTGGTCCCATCACAACATTATTTTCATGAAATCCTTGACCGCATCCGGGCTTTTAAGCCTATCCTCCATAACAGGTCGGACTAGGCTAGGGCCAAACATGTGCTAAATCAGGGTCAGACTCAGTGGTGGTAGGTCACCACACTCTGTATTCCCGGGCCCATATCCAAGTAACCAAACATAGGTACTGCATGTTGGGTTGACAGCCCACAAGAGTGCACCTTGTCTCAAAGCTAGGGAGCTCCCAAACCTAATTTTCccattttctgatttgattaCATCACTCACTGCAACAGTGCAACTGCAAAATCAACCAAACAAGACGGAGAAGAAAGTTGAAAGCGCAATGCCACCAGAAaggggtaaaaaaaaaaaaaaaaaaaaaaaaaaaaaaggccctaTTCTTATAGGGTACCCCTTCAATGATCAATCATCAAATGTGTTTTGGAAGGTATCTCTATAATATCATGATGGAAGCTTCACAACCATCACTGACTTGCCGTTGTCCCCACTGTTTTTAGGGTCTCTGGACAGAGATCGTCCTCACTAGAATTGTACAACTCCACAATCCTGCAAAAGATATACCCTCCCCAATCCTAACCAATAATGCAAATCTTAAATGGTTTCAATCATCTGTCTATTGCATTATCGGGCCTGTAGCTAAAGTGGTTAAGAGCATTTATTAAGGTCCCGTGTTCAAATATTTCGTGGTACAGATGGAACCCAAAAAGCAATAAGATGAGGTGAGATACTAACAAAGCATCAATTACTTTAACATTCATATAGGAAGAAATTATGGATACCAAACAAATCCACACTAGCCAAACTGGCTAATACCCATGCGAATTAGGATCAACATGTCTCTAGTTTGtaacccaataaaaaaaaaaacaaataaaaggataaggaacaagaaaaagagagaaattaaAAAGATCACGAATGGTTACTCCAAGTTCATGCCTTGTCTCCTCAGTTTGTAGCTTTGACAATTTTACAGGGATGGAACTGAGGAACTTGCAAAGGTTGAACCTAGCACATCATCATAAATGCTCGCCCCGTCGAGACTACTCTTCTTGTTCTCACCTCCTCTCGGGCTGCTCCCTGAGCTGCTGTTTGAAAGCGAACagaaagttgacttctgcaacACGCCAGTTGGGGAAGATCCCAACCGAGGGCTGCCATCCCACCCTTCATTTAAGAGGCTAAGCGGGGATTTTGAATTAATGCAGATCTTGCCGCCACCACTGGTGGTTTTGGTTAGGACCTCTCCTAAGGGACCCCCCATTGAATTTCCCCAAGTGATAGGTATCCAATTAGTTTGCTTCTGGCTTGATTCGCTAATGTCCTTGCTTATTCCCAAATTCATTTGGGCAGGCTCAAACTCCCGGGATAGCCTCAGCGGTGAGAGCGCAAGTTTCTCATGCTTTGGCGAGGAAGAGGATGATGAGAACTCTGAGGATGCCATAGGGATTGACATTGATAGCTGAGTCCAGTCTGATTTTACTTCTTCAGGCCAGGTAGAGACTGAGTGACAGGATTGGTCTTTGGGCCAATCATCCATGAACTGGCGAAGCGGATGATGGTCTTGAGTATCTTGATCACCGAAGTGTAGGAAAGAACCACTAAAGTCTTTAGAAATGTAAGAGTTCCTATGTGAAGGGTTGAGAAGTGAATCAGTAGAAACAAGTCCAAACTCTGCTTGGGAGGCTTCTTCCACTAGGAATTCTTGTTTCCCAATGTTATAAGTAGAATTGTTGGATTTCAGCTTAAGGGTAGGGGCAGACATCACGGAAACTCCCTGTTGCCCCTGCatcctgcaaaacacaccatCTAATTGATTAGAATACGCCCAACACAGTGCATAAAGTAAAGTACAAGAATGAAACAGAAACAACTCTAAGAAATATGCACAGCCATTATATTTACATTACAGTTTCAACGATAAAGGTCCTAATTCAAGCATCCAAACTAGTCGGAGTAGTTACTCTCACCAAAGTAgagatggaatgatgggttcTACAAATAAAGTAAAGGAAAAAGgttgttttaaattgaaatCGTATAATAAAGCCCAGAAGGCCTAATGAGAACTAAAACAGTTAAGGAAGCTCTAATTTTTCACCTGTTGACAAAGGCATCTGCAGAAGGATTGGCAGCAACAGCAGGCTGCAAGCTTTTGAATTGCTGCTGCGCGGTTGTGAGGCTGCTGGATGCACCACTGCTTGGCATCACTGACGTTGACATTGACGAATTCATAGGTACCCTCTTTGAATTACTGGTCCCAGAGACGGCCTGGCCAGGCTGGCCTTCCACAGGCTTTCTTGAACGATGGCGTCCCCTGTTGATGTGCCTTTCACAATACTTCTGATCTGCAACAGCATCTCTCGAGCAACGCCATTTCTTCCCATCTGTTCGGCGACACCTCCCAGGTTCAGGATCGTTGTTGCCAG is from Pyrus communis chromosome 10, drPyrComm1.1, whole genome shotgun sequence and encodes:
- the LOC137748791 gene encoding growth-regulating factor 1-like isoform X2 — its product is MDFGVMGLEGLVGPDAGGGEAAENVGDGSGSASAKQQRSWPAEDDWRDSKMLKNEDLNSPKTMPLQYQGTPLLRSNSQLLPPPAESHRQEQMLSFSSNKSESFLSKDGDFAYYQRNPTPIPSPYPRNAGSPGYGSLNLSMHRTFTGARGPFTPSQWIELEHQALIYKYMTSNVPVPSNLLIPIKKSLYPYGLSGSSNPTSTWGTYHLGFSGNNDPEPGRCRRTDGKKWRCSRDAVADQKYCERHINRGRHRSRKPVEGQPGQAVSGTSNSKRVPMNSSMSTSVMPSSGASSSLTTAQQQFKSLQPAVAANPSADAFVNRMQGQQGVSVMSAPTLKLKSNNSTYNIGKQEFLVEEASQAEFGLVSTDSLLNPSHRNSYISKDFSGSFLHFGDQDTQDHHPLRQFMDDWPKDQSCHSVSTWPEEVKSDWTQLSMSIPMASSEFSSSSSSPKHEKLALSPLRLSREFEPAQMNLGISKDISESSQKQTNWIPITWGNSMGGPLGEVLTKTTSGGGKICINSKSPLSLLNEGWDGSPRLGSSPTGVLQKSTFCSLSNSSSGSSPRGGENKKSSLDGASIYDDVLGSTFASSSVPSL
- the LOC137748791 gene encoding growth-regulating factor 1-like isoform X1 produces the protein MDFGVMGLEGLVGPDAGGGEAAENVGDGSGSASAKQQRSWPAEDDWRDSKMLKNEDLNSPKTMPLQYQGTPLLRSNSQLLPPPAESHRQEQMLSFSSNKSESFLSKDGDFAYYQRNPTPIPSPYPRNAGSPGYGSLNLSMHRTFTGARGPFTPSQWIELEHQALIYKYMTSNVPVPSNLLIPIKKSLYPYGLSGSSNPTSIAWGTYHLGFSGNNDPEPGRCRRTDGKKWRCSRDAVADQKYCERHINRGRHRSRKPVEGQPGQAVSGTSNSKRVPMNSSMSTSVMPSSGASSSLTTAQQQFKSLQPAVAANPSADAFVNRMQGQQGVSVMSAPTLKLKSNNSTYNIGKQEFLVEEASQAEFGLVSTDSLLNPSHRNSYISKDFSGSFLHFGDQDTQDHHPLRQFMDDWPKDQSCHSVSTWPEEVKSDWTQLSMSIPMASSEFSSSSSSPKHEKLALSPLRLSREFEPAQMNLGISKDISESSQKQTNWIPITWGNSMGGPLGEVLTKTTSGGGKICINSKSPLSLLNEGWDGSPRLGSSPTGVLQKSTFCSLSNSSSGSSPRGGENKKSSLDGASIYDDVLGSTFASSSVPSL